A single genomic interval of Zobellia nedashkovskayae harbors:
- a CDS encoding LVIVD repeat-containing protein, with the protein MKKNLCSLLIAAIVTFSSCNDDKDDLQGNEYLVATPVTTNLLEFKEEAVAVTEPVSMVESGKIYAYQDYIFVNDVHRGFHVIDNSNPENPEAISFIKLEGNYDISIKNDRLYADSYGDLVIMNISDINNITMVQRIEDAIYQQFWCTVGFDVDWPQADFYDYGDFDASKEAIVGWEVKSQRLSEEELQDKYGVNDSNVDIALNDSAAESTSGGDTGQGGSLARFKIVEDYLYAVEWSSISVFDISDLDNPKTLEDVYTNGAIETIYNQGDILFVGGTQGMYIYDISSPEKPEFVSEFIHGTACDPVVVDGDYAFVTLRGGNSCGGTESGFYIVDVSDLINPELEKFYPLEGPYGIGFKDNLLFVCDGDDGLKVYDKTNVNDLKLVSHFKDIITYDVIPLEDSLLMIGDKELFQYKYLNNDISLLSTFSLK; encoded by the coding sequence ATGAAAAAGAACCTTTGTTCACTGTTGATAGCAGCTATAGTCACTTTTTCTTCCTGTAACGATGATAAAGATGACCTTCAGGGCAATGAATATCTTGTAGCAACTCCTGTAACCACAAATTTACTTGAGTTTAAGGAGGAGGCCGTTGCGGTTACAGAACCTGTTTCCATGGTAGAATCCGGTAAAATTTATGCGTATCAAGATTATATTTTCGTTAATGATGTGCATAGAGGTTTTCATGTAATAGATAATAGTAATCCGGAAAATCCAGAAGCCATTTCATTCATAAAGCTTGAAGGTAATTATGATATTTCTATAAAAAATGACCGCTTGTATGCGGATAGTTATGGTGATTTGGTGATAATGAATATTTCGGACATCAATAATATAACAATGGTACAAAGAATAGAAGACGCTATCTATCAGCAATTCTGGTGTACCGTTGGTTTTGATGTAGATTGGCCACAAGCAGATTTTTATGATTATGGAGATTTTGACGCTAGCAAAGAGGCTATTGTGGGTTGGGAAGTAAAATCTCAACGTCTTTCAGAAGAAGAACTTCAGGATAAATATGGGGTTAACGATTCTAATGTTGATATAGCACTCAATGATAGTGCTGCGGAATCAACATCTGGCGGTGATACCGGGCAAGGCGGGTCCTTGGCTAGATTTAAAATTGTTGAAGATTATTTATATGCGGTAGAATGGTCTAGTATTAGCGTATTTGATATTTCAGATTTAGATAATCCTAAGACTCTTGAGGACGTTTATACGAACGGTGCTATTGAGACCATATATAATCAAGGTGATATTTTATTTGTAGGAGGAACACAAGGCATGTATATATATGATATTTCATCACCTGAAAAACCCGAATTTGTTTCAGAGTTTATTCACGGTACGGCCTGCGACCCTGTTGTGGTAGATGGTGATTATGCTTTTGTAACCCTTAGAGGTGGAAATTCGTGCGGTGGTACTGAAAGCGGATTTTATATAGTAGACGTTTCGGACTTGATAAACCCCGAGCTGGAGAAGTTTTATCCGTTAGAAGGTCCTTATGGGATAGGTTTCAAAGATAATTTACTTTTTGTTTGTGATGGTGACGATGGTTTAAAGGTATATGATAAGACCAATGTAAACGACTTGAAGTTGGTAAGTCATTTCAAAGATATTATTACCTATGATGTTATACCTCTTGAGGACTCATTACTGATGATAGGAGATAAGGAGCTATTTCAATATAAATATTTAAATAATGATATCAGCTTGCTCAGCACGTTCAGTTTAAAGTAA